The Sinomonas sp. P10A9 genome contains the following window.
GCTGGCGCGCCGAAGCCGGCCGTTCCCAAGCCGGGGGCTCCGCGCCCGGCAGCACCGAAGCCCTCCGCCCCGAAGCCGACGGCACCCCGGCCGTCCGGCCGGCGGGGCAACTAGCCAGACCCGGTCCGGGCCGCCTCTGTTCGTCAGAGCGGGGGGACCGGCCCATCGAGTCCTCCGGCCGCCGGTCACGCACCGGCGGGCGGTAGCAACCAGTCGGCCTGCGCGAGCAGGCCGCGAGAGAAATCCGCGGCCACCGTGCCGCGGGAAGCAAAAGGAGATCGGTTCCCATGCCGAAGATGAAGACGCACAGCGGCGCCAAGAAGCGCTTCAAGCTGACCGGTTCCGGCAAGCTCAAGCGCCAGCAGGCCAACCGCCGCCACTACCTCGAGCACAAGCCGTCGACGCTCACTCGCCGCCTTGCGGGCGACAAGATCGTCACGGGCGGCAACGCCAAGGTCATCAAGCGGATGCTCGGCATCTAGTTTCTTCCACCCACCGGTCCTGATCCAGGGGCCAACAGCCATCCCGGCCGGACGCACTGCGTCTGGGTGTCTGGGAGAGATTCAAAGGAGTACGCACGTGGCACGTGTGAAGCGGGCAGTCAACGCCCTCAAGAAGCGCCGTACCGTCCTCGAGCGGGCGTCCGGCTACCGTGGTCAGCGCTCGCGCCTGTACCGCAAGGCCAAAGAGCAGCTGCTGCACTCGTTCGTGTACAGCTACCAGGACCGTCACAAGCGCAAGGGCGACTTCCGCCGCCTGTGGATCCAGCGCATCAACGCTGCGTCCCGCGCCAACGGCCTGACCTACAACCGCCTCATCCAGGGCCTCAAGGCCGCTGAGGTCGAGGTTGACCGCCGTATGCTCGCCGAGCTCGCCGTCTCCGACGCGGCCGCGTTCTCGGCCCTCGTCGAGGTTGCCAAGAAGGCCCTCCCGGCCGACGTCAACGCCCCGGCCGCCAAGTAGCATCCGCGGGGCCGACCGGTCCCCAGTGGACCCGGCCCGTCGCGTTCCACAGCGCCCGCACAGCCCCCAGCTGCGCGGGCGCTGTTGCGTCCCCGGGGCATTCCGCGCCGTCGGCCCGAAGCCCTCGCTAGAGTTGGTCCGTGATGCCGAGCGAGACCATGACCAACCCCCGAGCCGACCGTGTCCGCGACGTGGCCAAGCTGGCCACCCGAACGGCTAGGAATCGACGCCGGCAGTTCCTTGCAGAGGGCCCGCAGGCCGTCCGCGAGGCGCTCCGCCTCGACGCTGCGCGGCGCGCGGACGGCAAGGAGCCGGCCGTCGTCGAGCTCTACGCGAGCGAGGCCTGCCTCTCGCGGTATCCCGAGATCGCACATCTCGCGGAGGCGACGGGCCTCCTCCGGCTGGCCGACGATGACGTGCTTGCGGCGATGGCGGACACCGTGAGCCCCCAGGGAATCGTCGCGGTGTGCCCGATGCTGGATGTTCCGCTCGATGCCGTCCTCGCCGCCCGCCCGAGGCTCATCGCCGTCATGTGCCGCGTCCAGGATCCCGGGAACGCGGGGACGATCCTCCGGGCCGCCGACTCGGCGGGCGCCGACGCGGTAGTCCTCACCTCCGGCAGCGTGGACATCTACAACCCCAAGGCGGTCCGCAGTACGGCGGGCTCACTCTTCCACGTCCCCGTGGTGCTCGCCGCTGAGACTGCGGCCCTCGTCGAGGCGGCACGCGCCGCTGGTCTCGGGGTCCTCGCAGCCGACGGCGCAGGTCCCCTCGATCTCGACATCCTCCAGGACGAGTCAGCGGCACGGCGGGCGGGTGGCGTCCAAGCATCCGACGCGGTCGCAGCGGGCGGCGGGTACCGGCTCGAAGGGCCAACGGCCTGGCTCTTCGGCAACGAGGCGCAGGGCCTGAGCGAGGCCGAGAAGGCCCTCGCGGACCACCGGGTCGCGGTGCCGCTGTACGGCCGGGCGGAGAGCCTCAACGTCGGCACCGCGGCCACAGTCTGCCTGTACGCGAGCGCCCGGAGCCAGCGGCGCTGACCCTCACGGACGGCGTACGCCAGGTACCCAGCTCAGCCGGTAGCTTGGTCTTCGTACGGCACCGCACGCACCCGCGGGGCCGATCACTCGAAAGGAATCTTCATGGCTTCTGGCGGTGGGACCAAGGCCGTTGTCGCGGCGCTGTCCGCAAATCTGGCCATCGCGGTGATGAAGTTCGTCGCCTTCGCACTGACCGCGTCGTCATCCATGCTGGCCGAGGCGATCCACTCGGTCGCCGACTCGGGGAACCAGGTGCTCCTGCTCGTGGGAGGGAAGCGCTCACGGAAGAAGGCGAATCCGGAGCACCCGTTCGGCTACGGGCGCGAGCGGTACATCTACGCGTTCATCGTCTCCATCGTGCTCTTCAGCGTGGGCGGACTCTTTGCCCTGTACGAGGCGTGGCAGAAGTTCCAGCACCCGCACGGCATCGAGGGCGGCTGGTGGTGGGTACCCCTCGCGGTCCTCGTCGGAGCGATCATCGCAGAGGGCCTGTCCTTCCGCACGGCCATCAAGGAAGCCAGCCACACGAGGGGCACCCAATCCTGGGTCTCGTACATCCGGAATGCGAAGCAGCCCGAGCTGCCGGTGGTCCTCCTCGAGGACTTCGGCGCCCTCGTCGGCCTCGTCTTCGCTCTGTTCGGCGTCTCTCTGACGGTCGCGACAGGGAACGGACTGTGGGATGCCGCCGGCACCGCGATGATCGGTGTGCTCCTCGTGGCCATCGCCGTCATCCTCGCGGTTGAGACAAGCTCGCTGCTTCTCGGGGAATCAGCCACGGCGGCGGATGTCGCCAAGATCGAGGCGGCCCTTGCCGGCGACGGGACCCGGGTCATTCACCTTCGGACTATGCACCTCGGACCTGAGGACCTCCTCGTCGGAGCGAAGATCAGCGTCACGAGGGGTGCCACGGGTGAGCAGATCGCCCGCTCGATCGACGACGCCGAGGCCCGCGTCCGCGCGGCCGTCCCCAGTGCGCGCCTCATCTACCTCGAGCCCGACATCCCGCGCGGGGACGCGTCCTAGCTCGTCAGGTGAGCGGCCGGCGGCGTTCGAGGACACCGCTGGCGAAGACGATCCCCAGGCCGAGTACGGCCAGGACCGCGCCCACATATGCCGGGGCGACAAAGCCCCAGCCCGCCGCGATGACCGCACCGCCCAGGAACGCACCGAGCGCGTTGGCCACGTTGAGGGCGGAGTGGCTCAATGACGTGGCCAGGGTCGCGGCACCCGGAGCGGTGTCGAGCAGGCGGGCCTGCAGGGCGGGGATCAGGATCGAGCCGGAGCCGCCGACCACGAACACCATGACCAGCGCGAGCGGCCAGATAGGTGCGGCGAGCCCGTAGAGGACCATCACCACCGCCACGGCGGCCAGCGCCCAGTAGATCGTGCCCATGACCGAGCGGTCGGCGAGCCGGCCTCCGACGATGTTGCCCGCGACCATGCCGAGCCCGTAGAGCGCGACGACCACCGGCATGAGAGATTCTGGCAGGCCGGCAACGCCGGTCATCGTGTGCGCGATGTAGGTGTAGGTGGCGAAGAAGCCGCCGAATCCCACGACGCCGACAGCGAGGGCCAGCCAGAGCTGCACCCTCTTGAGGGCCGAGAGCTCGCGCCTGATGCTCGCCTCGGGGTGGGGCGGCTCATAGGGGACGAACCGTGCCACCATGGCGACGCACACGACGGCGATCACGCCCGTGACGACGAACAGGAGCCGCCATCCGAGCGACTGCCCAAGCCACGTGGCAGCGGGGACCCCGAGCACGTTGGCGATGGTGAGGCCGGACATGACCGTGGCGATGGCCCACCCGCGCTTCGTCGGCGCCACGAGTGAGGCGGCGATGACGGCGGCCGTGCCGAAGTATGCGCCGTGGGGGAGGCCCGCTGCGAAGCGTGAGACGAGCATCGCCCCGTAGTCGGCGGCCACGAACGAGGATAGGTTCGCGATCCCGTAGAAGGCCATGAGGCCGAGCACGAGTGCCTTGCGGGGCAGTCGTGCGCCGAAGGCCGCGAGGAGGGGAGCGCCAACGACGACCCCGAGCGCGTACGCGGAGATGAGTTGTCCGGCCTCGGGCGTGCTGATGGCGAGACCGCGCTCGATCTCCTTGAGAAGGCCCATCGTCGCGAACTCGACAGTGCCGATGGCGAATCCGCCCAGACCGAGGGCGAGCATGGCCCAGAACAGCGGGCGCGGGGCGAGCAGCGTCGAGGGGCGGTGGGTGCGCGGAGCGACCGCGTCCGCGGGCTGCTCGAGTAGTGACTGCTCGGGTCGTGTCTGGTGGGGTGGGGCCGAGTCGGCCAGGGGACGTTCGGGCGTTGGCACGGCGTTGTTCCTCGGGTGGCATGGGCGAAGGTGGAGGAACAGCGTTGGCCCTCGGTCCTTGCCAACACTACGGCGCGCAGGGTCATTCCATGGGCCCTGCCTAGACTGTGACTCGTGCAGACGCAGACTGAGGGCAGCGCGGAACCCGCGGACAACGGAGGGCTCCTGCAGGTCGTGGGCGGCGCGATCGTCGACTCGCTCGAGCGGCCCGTGCGGCTCCTCGTGGCACGGCGGACGGCGCCCGAGGCCTTCGCGGGGATGTGGGAGTTCCCGGGCGGCAAGGTCGAGGCGGGGGAGGCACCCGAGGACGGACTCCGCCGGGAGCTGCGCGAAGAACTCGGTGTGGGCGTGGTCCTCGGTGACGAGATTCCCGGTCCGCTCGTCCAGGGCTGGCCGCTCAGCGGGGCGGCCGCGATGCGGGTATGGGTTGCGGCGGTGCACGATGGGGCGCCGGCTCCACTCGAGGACCACGACGAGCTTCGTTGGGTCGAGCTCGACGGCGACCGGATCATGGACCTGCCCTGGATACCCGCGGACCTCCCGATCGTCGACGCGCTCCGCAGACACTTGGCTTAGACGCGGGCAGCCGTCTGGAACTGTGCCGCGCCGGGACTCACCGGCTCAGAAGGCGGGCTGTCCTGGAACAAGGCGCTGCCCTAGAAGAGGGCGCCGTCCTACGAGGGCACTCTCCTAGAACAGTGCATCCTGCAGCGGATCGCTTTCCTGATGCCGGGGGTTCTCAGAGCCGCCGCGCCGAGCGTGGCCGCCGCCGCGGTGTGCTCTTTCGCCACTGAGCGGGCGTTCGGCGCGGGCTGTGGCATCCCGATGCCCAAAGGCCTCATCGCGCTCGAAACCTCGCCCGAACCCGTGCCGCGCTTTGGCCGCAGCAACTCGCTTCCCCAGCCACGAGCGATACTCGGCCGGAGCGTAGGCGCCCTTCGCGTAGAGGCTGCGGTACCGCCCCACGAGGTGTGGATTGGTGCGGGCCAGCCACCCCATGAACCACTCGCGGGTTCCTGGCCGCAGGTGCAGCGCCCCGGTCGTCACCCCGGTTGCCCCCGCCGCAGCCAGCTTTCCCATGAGAGCGTCCAGATGCTCCTCCGAGTCCGTGAGCCAGGGCAGGATCGGCATCACCATGACGCCGCAGGGCAGGCCGGCCTCGCGGAGGCGCGAGATGAGAGTGAGGCGCGCGGCGGGGGACGGCGTTCCCGGCTCGATGGCCGCTTGGAGCTCGGGGTCCAGCACTGCGAGGGAGATCCCCGCACTGATCGGCACGTTGGCCCCTGCGGCCTTGAGCAGCGGGATGTCACGTGCGAGGAGGGTGCCCTTGGTCAGGATGGAGAACGGTGTGCCGGAGCCTGCCAATGCCCTGATGATCCCCGGCATGAGTGCGTAGCGGCCCTCGGCCCGCTGGTACGGGTCCGTATTGGTGCCCAGGGCCACGTGCTCTCGGTCCCACGAGGGCTTCGAAACTTCCGCTCGGAGGACCTCCGCGACGTTGACCTTGACGACGAGCTGCCGGTCGAAGTCGAGGCCGGCGTCGAGGTCGAGATACGTGTGGGTATTGCGGGCGAAGCAGTACACGCAGGCGTGGCTGCAGCCACGGTATGGATTGACCGTCCAGCGGAACGGCATCGAGGACGCCGGCGGGACCTTGTTGAGCGCCGATTTCGCGGCGACCTCGTGGAAGGTGATTCCCTGGAACTCCGGCGTCCTCACCGTGCGCAGCGCGCCCGCAAGGGACAGGAGGGGCGGCTGGGCCGGGAGGCCGCTGTCCGACCCGGGGAGCGGTTCGGCCACCGTTTGCGTGTTCCATCGCATAGCGTACATTCGAATCTATCTTCGAATTGATGTCAAGCGCCCTGCGCGGGGATGTCGGGTGCGGGGCCCCAGACGCTGCATCCAGACTCAGGTCTAGGCGAGCGCCCACGCGACGATGAGCGAGGCCGAGACCTCGGTCTCGCCCGGCTCGAGGGGCGCGCTGGCCTCGGCCGCCGCGAAGGCCACCCTGCGCATCGGCACCGGCTGGCCGGGCATGCCCCCCTGGGGCCCCGCGTCGATGCGGACCACGGCGCCGAGTCCGCGTCCTGCGAGCTGTGCGAGCCGCTCGGCGCACGCCTTGGCGTCGAGGAAGGCAGCCTCCTGCGCCGAAGCCCGGGCCGTGGATTCATCGGAGATCCCGAGTGCGAGCCCATTGATCCGCACGGCGTCACCGCCTGCCGTCACGACGGCGTCGAGCAGGTCTCCGGTGCGCGCGAGGTCCCTCGCCCGCACGGTCAGCCCGCGGCCCGCCGCGTATCCGACCAACCGCTGCCCGCGCCCCTCCTCCCAAGTCATCTCGGGGGTGACGGTGAGCGAGGTCGAGGCGATGTCGTTGCGGGCGACGCCGGCCCGCAGCGCTGCGGCGACGATCGCCTCCGAGGCGCGCGACGCGCCGTCGTACGCATCCTTCAGGCGCTGCGAGCGGACCTCGGAGCCGAGACGGAGGATCGCGAGGTCCGGCACTGCCATGACGGAACCTGTCCCGGTGACGGTGATGGTGTCGGGGTGGCTCATGGTCTCAGATCCTTACGTGGCAGGTAGCCGCCGTCCTCGAGGCCGGCGAGGCGTTCGAACGGGTTGAAGGAGGCCGGGTCGCCGGGCCGTGCGAGCGTGACGGCGGCGCCAGCGAGGTAGCCGGCGAAGTACAGGGGGAGGAACGGCAGCCCGAGGCAGACCGCGTACTGGGTCGCGTGGCGGGCCTCGTGGGCGAAGAGCTCGCGACGCGAGACGAGCTCGGCGGCGCTGCCTCTCGTGAAGACGACGTTCCCCACCGTGAAGGCGCCAGCCACGGGGAGCCTCGGACGGTAGGACTCGGCGACGAACAGCCCGCCGGGGCCGCGGCGCAGGGGCGTCCGTGCCACTGCGGCCACGAGGAGGCCGAGCAGCGTCGAGAGGTTCAGCGTGTTGAGCACAGCCCGTGCCCGGGTCCCAGCGCGCACAGGTGCATAGTAGCCCGTGAATTAGACTTGGCGGGTGCCCGAGACAACGCCCTCATCAGCCGAGATCGAAGACCCTGTGACTGCCCCGAGCGTCCCTGACCCCGTTGACGAGCGGGCGGTCGGCGCCGCCGTGGACAAGGCGATCGCGGCGGTCGCGGCGGCTGCGGACCTCGACGCCCTCAAGGCCGCCCGCATTGCGCACAGCGGTGAGAAGTCGCCGCTTGCGCTCGCGAACCGCGCCATCGGGGCCCTGCCGAAGGAAGCCAAGGCGGCCGCGGGCAAGATCGTGGGGGGCGCCCGCGGGCGGGTCAACAAGGCCATCGCCGAGCGCCAGACGGTGCTCGAAGAGGAGAACGACGCCCGCATCCTCCTCGAGGAGACGGTCGACGTCACGGCGGCCCCGCGCCGTCGTCGTGCAGGAGCCCGGCACCCGCTCTCGACCCTCCAGGAGCGCGTGAGCGAGATCTTCGTGGGCATGGGCTGGGAGATCGCAGAAGGCCCCGAGCTCGAGTCCGAGTGGTTCAACTTCGATGCCCTCAACTTCAAGCCGGACCACCCCGCGCGCGAGATGCAGGACACCTTCTTCATCGACCCCCCCGAGGCACACCTGCTCCTGCGCACGCACACGTCCCCGGTCCAGGTCCGCTCGATGCTCGAGCGCGAGGTGCCGATCTATGTGCTGTGCCCCGGGAAGGTCTTCCGCACCGACGAGCTCGACGCGACCCACACGCCCGTGTTCCACCAGTTCGAGGGCCTCGCCATCGACAAGGGCCTGTCGATGGCAGACCTGCGCGGCACGCTCGAGCACTTCGCCCGGCTGATGTTCGGTGCCGACGCCAAGATCCGCCTGCGCCCCAACTACTTTCCCTTCACCGAGCCCAGCGCTGAGCTGGACATCTGGCACCCGGGCGCCAAGGGTGGCCCGGCATGGATCGAATGGGGC
Protein-coding sequences here:
- the rpmI gene encoding 50S ribosomal protein L35 gives rise to the protein MPKMKTHSGAKKRFKLTGSGKLKRQQANRRHYLEHKPSTLTRRLAGDKIVTGGNAKVIKRMLGI
- the rplT gene encoding 50S ribosomal protein L20; the encoded protein is MARVKRAVNALKKRRTVLERASGYRGQRSRLYRKAKEQLLHSFVYSYQDRHKRKGDFRRLWIQRINAASRANGLTYNRLIQGLKAAEVEVDRRMLAELAVSDAAAFSALVEVAKKALPADVNAPAAK
- a CDS encoding TrmH family RNA methyltransferase yields the protein MPSETMTNPRADRVRDVAKLATRTARNRRRQFLAEGPQAVREALRLDAARRADGKEPAVVELYASEACLSRYPEIAHLAEATGLLRLADDDVLAAMADTVSPQGIVAVCPMLDVPLDAVLAARPRLIAVMCRVQDPGNAGTILRAADSAGADAVVLTSGSVDIYNPKAVRSTAGSLFHVPVVLAAETAALVEAARAAGLGVLAADGAGPLDLDILQDESAARRAGGVQASDAVAAGGGYRLEGPTAWLFGNEAQGLSEAEKALADHRVAVPLYGRAESLNVGTAATVCLYASARSQRR
- a CDS encoding cation diffusion facilitator family transporter yields the protein MASGGGTKAVVAALSANLAIAVMKFVAFALTASSSMLAEAIHSVADSGNQVLLLVGGKRSRKKANPEHPFGYGRERYIYAFIVSIVLFSVGGLFALYEAWQKFQHPHGIEGGWWWVPLAVLVGAIIAEGLSFRTAIKEASHTRGTQSWVSYIRNAKQPELPVVLLEDFGALVGLVFALFGVSLTVATGNGLWDAAGTAMIGVLLVAIAVILAVETSSLLLGESATAADVAKIEAALAGDGTRVIHLRTMHLGPEDLLVGAKISVTRGATGEQIARSIDDAEARVRAAVPSARLIYLEPDIPRGDAS
- a CDS encoding MFS transporter; amino-acid sequence: MLALGLGGFAIGTVEFATMGLLKEIERGLAISTPEAGQLISAYALGVVVGAPLLAAFGARLPRKALVLGLMAFYGIANLSSFVAADYGAMLVSRFAAGLPHGAYFGTAAVIAASLVAPTKRGWAIATVMSGLTIANVLGVPAATWLGQSLGWRLLFVVTGVIAVVCVAMVARFVPYEPPHPEASIRRELSALKRVQLWLALAVGVVGFGGFFATYTYIAHTMTGVAGLPESLMPVVVALYGLGMVAGNIVGGRLADRSVMGTIYWALAAVAVVMVLYGLAAPIWPLALVMVFVVGGSGSILIPALQARLLDTAPGAATLATSLSHSALNVANALGAFLGGAVIAAGWGFVAPAYVGAVLAVLGLGIVFASGVLERRRPLT
- a CDS encoding (deoxy)nucleoside triphosphate pyrophosphohydrolase, with product MQTQTEGSAEPADNGGLLQVVGGAIVDSLERPVRLLVARRTAPEAFAGMWEFPGGKVEAGEAPEDGLRRELREELGVGVVLGDEIPGPLVQGWPLSGAAAMRVWVAAVHDGAPAPLEDHDELRWVELDGDRIMDLPWIPADLPIVDALRRHLA
- a CDS encoding Rv2578c family radical SAM protein, whose translation is MRWNTQTVAEPLPGSDSGLPAQPPLLSLAGALRTVRTPEFQGITFHEVAAKSALNKVPPASSMPFRWTVNPYRGCSHACVYCFARNTHTYLDLDAGLDFDRQLVVKVNVAEVLRAEVSKPSWDREHVALGTNTDPYQRAEGRYALMPGIIRALAGSGTPFSILTKGTLLARDIPLLKAAGANVPISAGISLAVLDPELQAAIEPGTPSPAARLTLISRLREAGLPCGVMVMPILPWLTDSEEHLDALMGKLAAAGATGVTTGALHLRPGTREWFMGWLARTNPHLVGRYRSLYAKGAYAPAEYRSWLGKRVAAAKARHGFGRGFERDEAFGHRDATARAERPLSGERAHRGGGHARRGGSENPRHQESDPLQDALF
- a CDS encoding SIMPL domain-containing protein gives rise to the protein MSHPDTITVTGTGSVMAVPDLAILRLGSEVRSQRLKDAYDGASRASEAIVAAALRAGVARNDIASTSLTVTPEMTWEEGRGQRLVGYAAGRGLTVRARDLARTGDLLDAVVTAGGDAVRINGLALGISDESTARASAQEAAFLDAKACAERLAQLAGRGLGAVVRIDAGPQGGMPGQPVPMRRVAFAAAEASAPLEPGETEVSASLIVAWALA
- the pheS gene encoding phenylalanine--tRNA ligase subunit alpha gives rise to the protein MPETTPSSAEIEDPVTAPSVPDPVDERAVGAAVDKAIAAVAAAADLDALKAARIAHSGEKSPLALANRAIGALPKEAKAAAGKIVGGARGRVNKAIAERQTVLEEENDARILLEETVDVTAAPRRRRAGARHPLSTLQERVSEIFVGMGWEIAEGPELESEWFNFDALNFKPDHPAREMQDTFFIDPPEAHLLLRTHTSPVQVRSMLEREVPIYVLCPGKVFRTDELDATHTPVFHQFEGLAIDKGLSMADLRGTLEHFARLMFGADAKIRLRPNYFPFTEPSAELDIWHPGAKGGPAWIEWGGCGMVNPNVLRAAGIDPDQYSGFAFGMGIERTLMFRNDVTDMHDMIEGDVRFSQHFGMEI